The Methanoregula boonei 6A8 genome has a window encoding:
- a CDS encoding archaemetzincin family Zn-dependent metalloprotease, with protein sequence MRLHIFWDQLSPEGLQLPAGRMIAAVTGLSAVVVENPVRIMGFVNARKQIDAQVQLDHLAAYKHQHRITDPILLVVSQDLFNAGHSALFGLAREQTGVAVISTARLANEYYGREPSDDALIDRIVTEGAHEAGHLLGLGHCTNRECIMFCPDTLDELDGKKKEFCAACRVKLEEKLQPQIDQI encoded by the coding sequence ATGCGGCTCCATATTTTTTGGGATCAGCTCTCTCCGGAAGGTTTGCAGCTCCCTGCCGGGCGGATGATCGCGGCAGTCACCGGCCTATCGGCGGTCGTGGTAGAGAACCCCGTGCGGATCATGGGTTTTGTGAATGCCCGAAAACAGATCGATGCCCAGGTGCAGCTGGACCACCTTGCGGCGTACAAGCACCAGCACCGGATTACCGATCCCATCCTGCTCGTGGTCAGCCAGGACCTTTTCAATGCCGGCCACTCTGCCCTTTTTGGCCTTGCCCGGGAACAGACCGGGGTAGCCGTGATATCGACTGCCCGGCTTGCAAATGAATACTATGGGCGTGAGCCGTCCGATGATGCCCTGATAGACCGGATCGTGACCGAGGGGGCCCATGAGGCTGGCCATCTCCTGGGGCTGGGCCACTGCACAAACCGCGAGTGTATCATGTTCTGCCCGGACACGCTCGATGAGCTTGACGGGAAAAAGAAGGAATTCTGTGCTGCCTGCCGGGTGAAACTCGAAGAAAAACTCCAGCCACAGATCGACCAGATCTGA
- the mtxX gene encoding methanogenesis marker protein Mmp4/MtxX codes for MPAAVRTIGIGAGAEPEKVIESACRVRIPCNIVCYTWPGTVAVPAGHDNVRLHESEKPESALVSDLMNGTIDAAIRGTLPANATLQALKDAAGVNSLERIALLETARGRKFLFAPVGIDEGWTVAGKLALIGKGRTIARLLGLPEKVGVLSGGRLGDVGRHERVDQSMADAELVARLSGAVHCEILIEDAVKSCGLIIAPDGISGNLVFRTLTFLGAGSSHGAPVANIDKIFVDTSRAQPDYTNALMLAASLLE; via the coding sequence ATGCCGGCAGCAGTAAGAACCATTGGGATCGGGGCGGGAGCCGAACCGGAAAAAGTTATTGAGAGTGCATGCCGGGTGAGGATCCCCTGCAACATAGTCTGTTATACTTGGCCAGGAACAGTTGCGGTGCCAGCCGGCCACGACAATGTCCGGTTGCATGAGAGTGAAAAACCCGAATCTGCACTCGTCTCGGATCTCATGAATGGTACGATCGATGCGGCTATCCGGGGCACGCTTCCGGCCAATGCCACCCTTCAGGCACTCAAAGATGCGGCCGGTGTCAATAGCCTGGAGCGGATCGCCCTCCTTGAGACCGCACGTGGAAGAAAATTCCTTTTTGCCCCCGTAGGAATTGACGAAGGGTGGACAGTAGCCGGCAAGCTGGCGCTGATCGGTAAAGGCAGAACGATCGCCCGACTGCTCGGCCTGCCGGAGAAAGTGGGAGTACTCTCGGGAGGAAGGCTTGGCGATGTCGGCCGGCACGAGCGGGTGGACCAGAGTATGGCCGATGCAGAGCTTGTTGCCCGGCTTTCCGGGGCAGTGCACTGCGAGATCCTCATTGAGGATGCGGTCAAATCATGTGGCCTTATCATAGCCCCGGACGGGATCTCCGGGAACCTTGTCTTCCGCACCCTCACGTTCCTGGGTGCCGGTTCCAGCCATGGGGCGCCCGTGGCAAATATCGATAAAATTTTCGTGGATACCTCGCGCGCCCAACCGGATTACACGAATGCGCTAATGCTCGCAGCATCATTGTTGGAATAA
- a CDS encoding histone family protein gives MADLPIAAVVRIAKKNGAERVGSDAAEALVVKAEKYIAQLTKEANKLAEHAGRKTIKKEDVDLASKSN, from the coding sequence ATGGCAGATTTACCAATCGCCGCAGTTGTACGCATTGCAAAGAAGAACGGAGCCGAAAGAGTGGGCAGCGATGCTGCAGAGGCTCTTGTGGTAAAGGCTGAGAAATACATTGCCCAGCTCACCAAGGAAGCAAACAAGCTTGCCGAGCACGCAGGCCGAAAGACCATCAAGAAAGAAGATGTTGATCTCGCATCCAAGTCCAACTGA
- a CDS encoding UPF0146 family protein, translating into MAGYKHIEHCCGVYIAQHYTNPVEIGVGSNPDAAQCIHEAGIPVRARDVRACNLPTWLPFARDDIFEPDLSLYSGADVLYAIRPAEEMIPPLIDLAKKLDCDLVVYHLGFESYGDGGTIVDCGVKLHYYYRHRSEPVKER; encoded by the coding sequence ATGGCCGGCTATAAACATATTGAGCACTGCTGCGGGGTGTATATCGCACAACACTACACAAACCCCGTCGAGATCGGGGTGGGAAGCAACCCCGATGCTGCGCAGTGCATCCATGAGGCCGGCATTCCGGTCCGGGCCAGAGATGTCCGCGCCTGCAACCTGCCCACGTGGCTGCCCTTTGCCCGGGACGATATCTTCGAGCCCGATCTCTCCCTGTACTCCGGTGCCGATGTCCTGTATGCCATCCGCCCGGCAGAAGAGATGATCCCCCCGCTGATCGATCTTGCCAAAAAACTGGATTGCGATCTTGTGGTCTACCATCTTGGCTTTGAATCCTACGGGGACGGGGGTACAATTGTCGACTGCGGCGTGAAACTGCACTATTATTACCGGCACCGATCAGAACCCGTCAAAGAGCGTTGA
- a CDS encoding methanogenesis marker 2 protein — MVSDCSTKKIAHVVREYEGVKRKHAIGEMVKALWIDAPQVIASFGEDAAVIEHNGEALLLAADGIWSRLMEADPYWAGYCSVLVNIHDIAAMGGRPIAMVDVFSMPKNTHIHEQVVKGMHDASAQFGVPIVGGHLHPDAPYSVIDVSILGSARLDSIIYSNTAQEGDHILAAIDLSGRVHPSCALNWDSVTMKTAAYVRAQIALLEEIGKDHLVTAGKDISNPGLIGTLGMLLEVSGRGAEIDLGKVPKPDLAANAMTFEQWVKMYPGMGFILTARKQNVDELVRRFAAVGMTAHDIGTVDATRRLRIRYDGDEAQVFDFIENGITCLPPGEASCRQQ, encoded by the coding sequence GTGGTTTCTGACTGTTCCACCAAGAAGATCGCGCACGTGGTCAGGGAATACGAAGGCGTAAAGCGGAAACATGCCATCGGAGAGATGGTAAAAGCCCTCTGGATCGATGCACCTCAGGTCATTGCTTCCTTTGGCGAGGATGCCGCGGTGATCGAGCACAACGGAGAGGCCCTGCTCCTTGCAGCCGATGGCATCTGGAGCCGGCTCATGGAAGCCGACCCGTACTGGGCCGGCTACTGCTCGGTGCTGGTCAACATCCACGATATCGCTGCCATGGGTGGGCGGCCGATCGCGATGGTGGACGTCTTTTCCATGCCGAAAAACACCCATATCCACGAGCAGGTGGTAAAGGGCATGCACGATGCCTCAGCCCAGTTTGGCGTACCGATCGTCGGCGGCCACCTTCACCCGGATGCACCGTACAGCGTGATCGATGTCTCGATTCTCGGATCTGCACGGCTCGATTCCATTATCTATTCCAACACGGCACAGGAAGGCGACCATATCCTTGCAGCCATTGACCTTTCCGGCCGTGTCCACCCCTCGTGCGCCCTCAACTGGGACTCGGTGACTATGAAAACGGCAGCATATGTACGTGCACAGATCGCCCTTCTTGAAGAGATCGGAAAAGACCATCTGGTCACAGCAGGAAAGGACATCAGCAACCCGGGCCTGATCGGGACGCTGGGGATGCTCCTTGAGGTGAGCGGCAGGGGTGCCGAGATCGATCTCGGGAAGGTACCCAAACCCGATCTTGCGGCAAACGCCATGACGTTTGAGCAGTGGGTCAAGATGTACCCGGGGATGGGTTTTATCCTGACTGCACGAAAACAAAACGTTGACGAACTTGTCCGGCGTTTTGCAGCGGTTGGCATGACCGCCCATGACATCGGCACAGTGGATGCAACACGCCGGCTCCGGATCCGGTACGACGGGGACGAGGCGCAGGTCTTTGATTTTATCGAGAACGGGATCACCTGCCTTCCGCCCGGTGAGGCCTCATGCCGGCAGCAGTAA
- a CDS encoding replication factor C large subunit, with protein MEWAEKYRPEHLADIVGNTSAVRQMADWAKTWTARSKPLLLYGKPGIGKTSSVYALARDMNWDVIELNASDQRTAAVIERIAGAGSTTASLTGSARKLIIMDEADNLQGTADRGGAKAILECIKNARQPIVLIANDLYGLAAELRLRCEPVQFRALPARSIAPRLKYICSSEKIACSESAVHEIAESAEGDMRSAVNMLYASAIGRQSLDGKNVHTSQKDERVSIFSLVTAVFGKTSDEELIRLSRDVDEFPEDIEQWVEGSVHTITDPAGLGLAYRSLSRADEYIGYTYRRQYHTLWRYATAVMLLGVADASAGKGIHSRILPPERWQKMSVAKKQKAIRAAVLSRLAATMQLPQATLREKYMDIITLLVDLDPETFARELALDADGLNFFLNDKSRAQEILKSLAKVEREKEPEPKKKGRKKAESPAKDADPAPAVDPVPKEELPVKSAPEERPADPPAPEEPGRKTVAHNQSTLFDGF; from the coding sequence ATGGAGTGGGCAGAGAAGTACCGGCCTGAGCACCTCGCGGATATTGTGGGAAACACAAGTGCTGTGCGCCAGATGGCCGACTGGGCAAAAACCTGGACTGCACGCTCAAAGCCTCTTCTCCTGTATGGCAAGCCCGGCATCGGCAAAACCTCGAGCGTTTACGCGCTCGCCCGGGATATGAACTGGGACGTAATCGAGCTCAATGCAAGCGATCAGCGGACGGCAGCCGTGATCGAGCGCATTGCCGGCGCGGGGAGCACGACAGCAAGCCTGACCGGTTCGGCACGGAAACTCATCATCATGGACGAGGCCGACAACCTGCAGGGGACTGCAGACCGGGGCGGGGCAAAGGCAATCCTTGAGTGCATCAAAAACGCCCGGCAACCCATTGTCCTGATCGCAAACGACCTCTACGGGCTCGCCGCCGAGCTCCGCCTGCGCTGCGAGCCGGTCCAGTTCAGGGCGCTCCCGGCACGTTCGATTGCCCCCCGGCTCAAGTACATCTGTTCCTCCGAGAAAATTGCATGTTCAGAGTCCGCGGTTCACGAAATTGCCGAGAGCGCGGAAGGGGATATGCGCTCGGCAGTAAACATGCTCTATGCCTCAGCCATCGGCAGGCAGTCGCTTGATGGAAAAAACGTGCATACCTCCCAGAAAGACGAGCGGGTCTCGATCTTCTCCCTTGTTACCGCTGTCTTCGGGAAGACCTCAGATGAGGAACTCATAAGGCTCTCCCGGGATGTGGACGAGTTCCCTGAGGATATCGAGCAGTGGGTGGAGGGGAGCGTGCATACCATTACCGATCCGGCTGGGCTTGGTCTGGCCTACCGCTCCCTCTCGCGGGCAGACGAGTACATCGGTTACACGTACCGCCGGCAGTACCACACGCTCTGGCGGTACGCAACAGCGGTGATGCTGCTTGGTGTTGCCGATGCTTCGGCGGGAAAAGGCATCCATTCCCGGATCCTCCCCCCCGAACGCTGGCAGAAGATGTCCGTGGCAAAGAAACAGAAGGCCATCCGTGCCGCGGTGCTCTCGCGCCTGGCTGCAACCATGCAGCTCCCGCAGGCGACCCTGCGGGAAAAGTACATGGACATCATCACCCTGCTTGTGGACCTCGACCCGGAGACGTTTGCCCGCGAACTTGCGCTGGATGCCGACGGGCTCAACTTCTTTTTAAATGACAAGTCCCGGGCACAGGAGATCCTAAAGTCTCTTGCAAAGGTGGAACGGGAGAAGGAGCCGGAGCCAAAGAAGAAGGGCAGGAAAAAAGCGGAGAGCCCCGCAAAGGATGCCGATCCGGCCCCTGCCGTGGACCCGGTCCCAAAAGAAGAGCTGCCGGTCAAATCCGCACCGGAAGAGCGGCCCGCCGATCCCCCGGCACCGGAGGAGCCCGGCAGGAAAACCGTGGCCCACAACCAGTCAACGCTCTTTGACGGGTTCTGA
- a CDS encoding PKD domain-containing protein: MLLFIIGLIAIAILPGISSAALKDTSTGTIYQTLEDAATANTGSDILFLISNTSVTLTPGKNIVQFPNTITIQQNKTYTGGKTDKDFIFVNATIGFNGNSQTYTLSPTGSSHFLIFSYDQTGTFQNNSLFEITGNSNTFNLGESHPSLIAGSFTGTGVNLTGNYNSLNSWIGELEDANGDGYASDLSIVFNLAGSYNSISDTQSCPLNTQASGGIGLKVTGNFNGAPGSASVTSPPTSGETSPPIYIDTSQIYSAPGGKIYIAPSANGNVIRDDNFNLNTQPQIYLSNGTAGTQTTSWYFFNSSWSPSGGNRNLTIDTSQWSFPFGGNVSLVAGISNITGQSTDIIQNSSLFLDSTTGESSGILKNDTSSLKFNTISAVVPVGMSIGNNTYLDKNNNIVSTPGSLGYVTVLDFNPYYSLPNENFNSTRTTDWSSIPDFTAAHNLTLVVENKTSHALLGNISYNQDLDLLTSGVDSGLAVLGNNLAISSTGNSTNFTMTNAELNSVFNNPATLTMYPNNFPFAGYGNITITATTDSGTTTTLFDKGTWLNYAGFVNYPSQNVTVIGNSSISLPVLHFSKYDFFETAPVANFTGTPTNGNAPLTVQFTDTSAYSNPDSWNWSFGDGNFSVAQNPAHTYVSAGSYTVSLTSADVGGSNTTTIANYINVSAALPVPIFTGTPTSGAEPLNVQFNDTTPGTGIQYWNWSFGDTTWSNTTDVTAKNVTHLYTAIGSYTVSLSVTNSSGISSPATVTNTTTIANYINISAALPIPIFTGTPTSGPEPLSVQFNDTTPGAGIQYWNWSFGDATWFNTTDVTAKNVTHPYSSAGSYTVNLSVTNSSGLSFPATITNTTTIANYINVSAALPVPIFTGTPTSGAEPLSVQFNDTTPGTGIQYWNWSFGDGNWFNTTDVTAKNVTHPYTAIGSYTVSLSVTNSSGIISPATVTNTTTIANYINVSAALPIPIFTGTPTSGFEPLSVQFNDTTPGTGIRYWNWSFGDATWFNTTDVTAKNVTHPYSSAGSFSVSLSVTNSSGLSSPATITNTTKLANYINASATLPIPVFTGTPTFGHEPQNVQFNDSTSGTGIQYWNWSFGDGNWFNTTDVTAKNVTHPYTAIGSYTVSLSVTNSSGILSPATVTNTTSIANYINISAALPIPVFTGNPTSGHAPLSVLFNDSTSGTGIQYWNWSFGDTTWSNTTDVTAKNVTHLYLSAGSYTVNLSVTNSSGLSSPATITNTTSILNYISITGPLPVPSFTGSPRGGNATLVVQFNDTSISPGITAWNWSFGDSGWSNTTNVLLRNATHQYSVQGSYTVNLSVTNSSGSNTTSQTGYIVVGPPLPIPDFTGSPTHGNPPLAVQFNDTSTSPGINSWNWSFGDNIWFNTTDITVRNASHTYSSTGTFTVNLTVTNTTGVNTTSRSGYISTLPSLPIPAFTGSPVSGLAPLFVQFTDTSTSPGINSWNWSFGDGSWFNTSDATQRNANYTYVNAGSYTVSLSVSNTSGTNTTTRNGFITATSSSSSAPASPGSSGVSSSVGGSTAVTLSSVPSGQTAIFSFDQNPNPVQPVAVIQVQVVPSQNLGTVEVIALPATIGKPLEGTVAGYILINLVGVNPDAVDHGVITFSVIEEWLGNHQVNPANIVLMREHNNQWTALPTTFDHQDGDYYYFDATTPGFSYFAVVAQSPGTTPGATVKSTPAPAITPITPVVTTVPTYAIVQRTPIVSPVTVGTTAVPATSAPSTSSGIPINVFAAIGGIVIVLGGILLIRRWWIRRQNPALFRKYD, translated from the coding sequence ATGCTCCTTTTTATTATCGGTCTTATCGCGATAGCGATACTTCCCGGGATTAGCTCAGCGGCACTTAAAGATACCTCTACGGGAACTATATATCAAACCCTTGAAGATGCCGCAACGGCAAATACCGGCAGTGATATCCTGTTCCTGATCAGTAACACTTCGGTGACCCTGACTCCTGGCAAGAACATTGTCCAGTTCCCGAACACCATTACCATTCAACAAAATAAGACATACACAGGGGGGAAAACAGATAAAGACTTTATATTTGTCAATGCAACAATTGGATTTAACGGAAACTCCCAGACCTATACATTGTCTCCTACCGGCAGTAGTCATTTCCTCATTTTCAGCTATGATCAGACCGGAACATTCCAGAATAATTCCCTCTTCGAAATTACCGGGAATTCGAATACGTTTAATCTTGGTGAATCCCATCCATCCCTGATCGCCGGGAGTTTTACCGGTACCGGGGTAAACCTCACGGGGAATTACAATTCTCTTAATTCCTGGATCGGTGAACTTGAAGACGCCAATGGTGATGGCTATGCTTCCGATCTGTCGATAGTATTCAATCTGGCAGGCTCCTACAACAGCATCTCTGACACCCAGTCCTGTCCCCTGAATACCCAGGCGAGCGGGGGGATAGGGCTAAAAGTGACAGGTAATTTTAATGGAGCACCCGGGTCAGCCAGTGTAACAAGTCCGCCGACATCGGGCGAGACTTCCCCACCTATCTATATCGACACCAGCCAGATTTACAGTGCTCCCGGGGGGAAAATCTATATCGCTCCTTCAGCTAACGGGAATGTCATCCGGGATGATAATTTCAATCTGAATACGCAGCCACAGATCTATCTCTCGAATGGAACTGCAGGCACACAAACAACCTCCTGGTATTTCTTCAACAGCTCCTGGTCGCCTTCCGGCGGGAACAGGAACCTGACCATCGATACTTCGCAATGGTCTTTCCCGTTTGGAGGAAACGTAAGCCTGGTTGCCGGTATTTCCAACATTACCGGGCAGTCGACAGATATTATTCAGAACAGCTCCCTGTTCCTGGATTCTACTACCGGAGAATCGAGCGGGATCCTGAAAAATGACACAAGCTCCCTGAAATTCAACACTATCTCTGCTGTTGTCCCGGTGGGGATGTCGATTGGGAATAATACGTACCTCGATAAAAATAACAATATTGTATCTACTCCTGGATCCCTGGGTTACGTAACCGTCCTTGATTTCAACCCCTACTACTCCCTGCCGAACGAGAACTTCAACAGTACCCGGACAACCGACTGGAGTTCGATACCGGATTTCACTGCAGCCCATAATCTCACGTTAGTAGTCGAGAACAAGACATCGCATGCATTGCTGGGGAATATCAGTTACAACCAGGATCTCGATCTCTTGACATCTGGTGTTGATTCAGGTCTTGCCGTGCTCGGGAATAATCTCGCCATATCCTCGACCGGTAACAGCACCAACTTTACGATGACTAACGCGGAACTGAATTCCGTATTTAATAACCCGGCCACCCTGACCATGTATCCCAACAACTTCCCGTTCGCCGGTTATGGGAATATTACTATCACGGCTACCACTGATTCGGGCACAACGACAACACTATTCGATAAAGGCACCTGGCTCAATTATGCCGGTTTCGTCAACTATCCTTCACAGAATGTCACAGTTATCGGTAACTCCAGTATTTCACTCCCGGTCCTCCATTTCAGCAAATACGATTTCTTTGAAACGGCTCCGGTCGCAAACTTCACCGGCACACCGACGAACGGAAATGCTCCACTTACCGTGCAATTCACCGATACCTCGGCCTACAGCAACCCGGATTCCTGGAACTGGTCGTTTGGAGATGGCAATTTCTCAGTTGCACAGAACCCTGCGCATACGTACGTCTCTGCGGGCAGCTACACGGTTTCCCTGACTTCTGCCGATGTCGGGGGGTCCAATACGACCACGATTGCAAATTACATCAACGTCTCGGCGGCCCTGCCTGTTCCGATCTTCACCGGGACTCCGACTTCCGGCGCAGAGCCACTGAATGTCCAGTTCAACGATACTACCCCTGGAACCGGTATCCAGTACTGGAACTGGTCGTTTGGAGATACCACCTGGTCCAATACAACAGACGTGACGGCAAAGAACGTAACACACCTGTACACAGCCATCGGCAGTTACACGGTAAGCCTCTCGGTCACCAATTCATCGGGAATAAGCTCCCCGGCAACCGTTACCAATACGACCACGATTGCAAATTACATCAACATCTCAGCGGCCCTGCCTATTCCGATCTTCACCGGGACTCCGACTTCCGGCCCCGAGCCATTGAGTGTCCAGTTCAACGATACTACCCCTGGAGCCGGTATCCAGTACTGGAACTGGTCGTTTGGAGATGCTACCTGGTTCAATACAACAGACGTGACTGCAAAAAACGTAACTCACCCGTATTCTTCGGCCGGTAGCTACACGGTGAACCTCTCGGTCACTAATTCATCAGGGCTGAGTTTCCCTGCGACCATTACCAATACGACCACGATTGCAAATTACATCAACGTCTCGGCGGCCCTGCCTGTTCCGATCTTCACCGGGACTCCGACTTCCGGCGCAGAGCCACTGAGTGTCCAGTTCAACGATACTACCCCTGGAACCGGTATCCAGTACTGGAACTGGTCGTTTGGAGATGGAAACTGGTTCAATACAACTGATGTCACGGCAAAAAACGTAACGCACCCGTATACCGCCATCGGCAGTTACACGGTAAGCCTCTCGGTCACCAATTCATCGGGAATAATCTCCCCGGCAACCGTTACCAATACGACCACGATTGCAAATTACATCAACGTATCAGCGGCCCTGCCTATTCCGATCTTCACCGGGACTCCGACTTCCGGTTTCGAGCCGTTGAGTGTCCAGTTCAACGATACCACCCCAGGAACCGGTATCCGGTACTGGAACTGGTCGTTTGGAGATGCTACCTGGTTCAATACAACGGACGTGACTGCAAAAAACGTAACTCACCCGTATTCCTCGGCCGGTAGTTTTTCGGTAAGCCTCTCGGTCACCAATTCATCGGGACTGAGTTCCCCGGCAACCATAACCAACACGACAAAGCTTGCAAATTATATCAACGCGTCAGCGACCCTTCCCATTCCGGTCTTTACCGGTACACCGACATTCGGTCATGAGCCGCAAAATGTCCAGTTCAATGATAGCACGTCGGGGACTGGCATCCAGTACTGGAACTGGTCGTTTGGAGATGGAAACTGGTTCAATACAACCGATGTCACGGCAAAAAACGTAACTCACCCGTATACAGCCATCGGCAGCTACACGGTAAGTCTCTCGGTCACCAATTCATCAGGAATACTCTCCCCGGCAACCGTTACCAATACGACTTCGATTGCAAATTACATCAACATCTCAGCCGCCCTCCCCATTCCGGTCTTTACCGGTAACCCGACATCCGGTCACGCGCCGCTGAGTGTCCTGTTCAATGATAGCACGTCGGGGACTGGCATCCAGTACTGGAACTGGTCGTTTGGAGATACCACCTGGTCCAATACAACTGACGTGACGGCAAAAAATGTAACCCACCTGTATTTGTCAGCCGGCAGTTACACGGTGAACCTCTCCGTCACCAATTCATCGGGGCTGAGTTCCCCGGCAACCATTACCAACACGACTTCCATCCTGAATTATATCAGTATCACGGGCCCGCTGCCGGTCCCCTCATTTACCGGATCGCCCCGGGGCGGGAATGCGACGCTGGTTGTACAATTCAATGACACTTCCATATCCCCGGGCATCACGGCATGGAACTGGTCATTTGGCGATAGTGGCTGGTCCAACACCACCAATGTTCTTCTCCGGAACGCCACCCATCAGTATTCAGTGCAGGGATCGTATACGGTGAACCTCTCCGTAACCAATTCATCGGGATCAAATACCACGTCACAGACGGGGTACATTGTCGTAGGCCCCCCCCTTCCCATTCCGGACTTCACAGGATCGCCAACCCACGGGAACCCTCCTCTGGCAGTGCAGTTCAACGATACCTCGACATCTCCCGGCATCAACTCCTGGAACTGGTCGTTCGGTGATAATATCTGGTTCAATACGACCGACATAACCGTCCGGAATGCGTCCCACACGTATTCATCGACAGGTACTTTTACCGTGAACCTGACGGTTACCAATACAACCGGCGTTAACACCACAAGCCGGTCGGGGTACATTTCCACGCTCCCCTCCCTGCCGATCCCCGCATTTACCGGTTCACCGGTATCGGGTCTTGCCCCCCTGTTCGTCCAGTTTACTGATACGTCGACATCGCCGGGCATCAACTCCTGGAACTGGTCGTTTGGCGATGGCAGCTGGTTTAACACTTCCGATGCCACCCAGAGAAACGCAAATTATACCTATGTCAATGCCGGCAGTTACACGGTGAGCCTCTCGGTCTCCAATACTTCGGGGACTAATACGACAACCCGGAATGGTTTTATCACTGCCACCAGCTCCAGCTCTTCCGCCCCGGCATCGCCCGGAAGCAGCGGCGTCTCGTCAAGTGTAGGTGGTTCAACTGCGGTGACTCTCTCTAGCGTCCCCTCAGGACAAACGGCGATATTTTCCTTTGACCAGAATCCCAATCCCGTTCAACCGGTTGCCGTCATCCAGGTCCAGGTCGTACCTTCACAAAACCTGGGAACCGTGGAGGTAATCGCGTTGCCTGCAACTATCGGTAAACCCCTGGAGGGGACCGTTGCCGGTTATATACTTATCAATCTCGTTGGCGTCAATCCGGATGCAGTCGACCATGGTGTTATCACCTTCTCCGTCATTGAAGAATGGCTTGGCAACCACCAGGTAAACCCTGCAAATATCGTACTGATGCGCGAGCACAACAATCAATGGACAGCATTGCCAACCACCTTTGATCACCAGGACGGGGATTACTATTATTTCGATGCAACTACGCCAGGTTTCTCGTACTTTGCCGTAGTGGCGCAATCCCCGGGAACTACCCCGGGGGCGACCGTGAAATCAACACCCGCTCCGGCAATAACACCGATTACCCCGGTCGTCACCACAGTGCCGACCTACGCGATTGTTCAGCGTACCCCGATTGTATCACCGGTGACCGTGGGAACGACTGCGGTTCCGGCAACATCGGCACCCTCGACGTCTTCCGGTATCCCGATCAATGTGTTCGCAGCGATCGGCGGGATCGTAATTGTCCTTGGGGGAATCCTCCTCATCAGACGATGGTGGATACGAAGACAAAATCCGGCATTATTCCGGAAATATGACTGA
- a CDS encoding RDD family protein: MAAAFPGTTPLPDPVPATETQSPPAGDEERPRLEPAKTLHLANWSTRFWAWLIDVILIVLFLNIIRGILEPFWTLHFLWDYQHWGIFDLGLETLFFFLYWTIFESYKGQSIGKMVLNIRVVNRDGTRIHWGTAAIESLGKAFIPILALDCLIGWLAMPETKLRVFNRISNTIVIKTDYREPEGIQYVKEKE, translated from the coding sequence ATGGCAGCTGCATTTCCGGGAACGACCCCGTTGCCGGACCCCGTCCCCGCAACCGAAACCCAGTCCCCCCCGGCAGGGGATGAAGAGCGCCCTCGGCTGGAACCCGCAAAGACCCTGCACCTGGCAAACTGGTCTACCCGTTTCTGGGCCTGGCTGATCGATGTCATCCTGATCGTCCTGTTCCTCAATATCATCCGCGGCATCCTAGAACCGTTCTGGACCCTTCATTTTCTCTGGGACTACCAGCACTGGGGCATCTTCGATCTCGGGCTTGAGACACTCTTCTTCTTCCTGTACTGGACCATATTTGAGAGTTACAAAGGGCAGTCGATCGGAAAGATGGTGCTCAACATCCGTGTCGTGAACCGCGATGGGACACGGATCCACTGGGGGACGGCCGCCATCGAAAGCCTGGGCAAGGCATTTATCCCGATCCTTGCACTCGACTGCCTGATCGGGTGGCTTGCCATGCCCGAGACCAAGCTGAGGGTCTTTAACCGGATTTCCAACACCATTGTGATCAAGACCGATTACCGGGAGCCTGAAGGTATCCAGTACGTAAAAGAAAAAGAGTAA